In Robbsia sp. KACC 23696, a single window of DNA contains:
- the prpB gene encoding methylisocitrate lyase, protein MPHSHKASAGARFRAAVTTEKPLQVVGAINANHALLAQQAGFHAIYLSGGGVSAGSLGLPDLGISNLDDVLIDTRRITDVCDLPLLVDVDTGFGASAFNIARTVKSLIKAGAGAMHIEDQVGAKRCGHRPGKAIVTQQEMVDRVKAAVDARTDDDFVIMARTDALAVDGLQAAIERAQACVEAGADMIFPEAMTELHMYRQFADAVRVPILANITEFGATPLFGVDELRDAGVSIVLYPLSAFRAMNKAAENVYRTIRRDGSQRAVVDTMQTREALYQSIGYHAYEQRLDALFDKRTPDSQ, encoded by the coding sequence ATGCCCCATTCCCACAAGGCGTCTGCAGGCGCCCGCTTTCGTGCCGCCGTCACGACCGAAAAACCCCTCCAAGTGGTTGGCGCGATCAATGCCAACCACGCCTTGCTCGCGCAGCAAGCCGGCTTTCACGCGATCTATCTCTCTGGCGGCGGCGTTTCCGCGGGGTCCCTCGGACTCCCCGATCTCGGTATCTCGAATTTAGACGACGTCCTGATCGACACGCGACGAATCACGGACGTATGCGATCTGCCTCTGCTGGTCGATGTCGATACCGGCTTCGGTGCGAGTGCCTTCAATATCGCACGGACCGTCAAGTCGTTGATCAAGGCCGGCGCCGGCGCGATGCATATCGAAGATCAGGTAGGCGCCAAGCGGTGCGGCCATCGTCCAGGCAAGGCCATCGTGACACAGCAGGAGATGGTGGACCGCGTGAAAGCAGCGGTCGATGCACGCACCGACGACGACTTCGTAATCATGGCGCGGACCGATGCGTTGGCGGTAGACGGGTTGCAGGCAGCCATCGAACGCGCCCAGGCCTGCGTCGAAGCCGGCGCCGATATGATCTTCCCGGAAGCGATGACCGAATTGCACATGTATCGACAATTCGCCGACGCCGTGCGCGTGCCGATTCTGGCCAATATCACCGAGTTCGGCGCCACGCCGCTTTTCGGTGTCGATGAACTTCGCGATGCCGGCGTCTCGATCGTGCTCTATCCGCTCTCGGCCTTCCGCGCGATGAATAAGGCCGCGGAAAATGTGTACCGCACGATCCGACGGGATGGTTCACAGCGCGCCGTCGTCGATACGATGCAAACGCGCGAAGCCCTCTATCAAAGCATCGGCTATCACGCTTACGAGCAACGGCTCGACGCGCTTTTCGACAAGCGCACCCCCGATAGCCAATGA
- a CDS encoding acyclic terpene utilization AtuA family protein: MLSTTAILGYGFAQSAFDAGMARNPHLIGADGGSSDPGPFYLATGESFCSRMSTKRDLKIMLAAAVPRGIPVIISTCGGAGGAPHLQMMVDLTREIAKEADLSFKLAVIPAELSKETLIEYVNAKKVRALYDLPAMTSDMVEQAVRIVGAMGPEPYIAALDGGAQVILSGRSTDPAPWAAMTVRAGFSPALGWYAGKMLECGAEPALPKREGCLLATVRDDHVELEPMHPDQRCTPASVAYFALHENSSPIHHHEPGGMLDTSECSFDAVSDRAVRVSGMQWKPMPYSVKLEGVEARGHRVITLCATRDPVLQAQMDPYLKRSREIIAEKAEAFGAPPDSYTLNFRVYGQNGVMGDREPLAAAERHPHETAVVAEVVAAERDTAKAVLAIARTTILHSEFPGRLCKEGNMGIPFSPSDLDLGQVYRFSICHLVEPESALSLFPIQYEHIGAEHARH; this comes from the coding sequence ATGCTCAGTACAACCGCCATCCTGGGCTATGGCTTTGCCCAAAGCGCATTCGATGCGGGAATGGCGCGCAATCCGCATTTGATCGGTGCCGATGGCGGCAGCTCGGATCCCGGCCCCTTTTATCTGGCGACCGGCGAATCGTTCTGTTCACGGATGTCGACCAAGCGAGATCTCAAAATAATGCTGGCGGCCGCCGTGCCGCGCGGTATCCCAGTGATCATCAGCACCTGCGGTGGGGCAGGCGGCGCGCCGCATCTCCAGATGATGGTGGATTTGACGCGCGAAATCGCCAAGGAAGCGGACCTCTCTTTCAAGCTCGCGGTCATCCCGGCCGAGCTGTCCAAGGAAACGCTGATCGAGTACGTGAATGCGAAGAAGGTGCGGGCGCTTTACGATCTGCCGGCGATGACATCGGACATGGTCGAGCAGGCCGTGCGCATCGTCGGGGCGATGGGGCCGGAGCCCTACATCGCCGCCTTGGATGGGGGCGCCCAGGTGATTCTCTCCGGGCGCAGCACCGATCCGGCGCCGTGGGCCGCCATGACGGTTCGCGCCGGCTTTTCCCCGGCGCTGGGATGGTATGCGGGCAAGATGCTCGAATGCGGCGCGGAGCCCGCGTTGCCGAAGCGCGAAGGCTGTTTGTTGGCCACTGTGCGGGACGATCACGTCGAGCTGGAGCCGATGCATCCGGACCAACGCTGTACGCCGGCATCGGTGGCGTATTTCGCGCTTCATGAGAATAGCAGTCCGATCCATCACCACGAGCCGGGCGGCATGCTCGACACGTCCGAGTGCAGCTTCGATGCGGTGAGCGACCGCGCTGTCCGTGTCAGCGGCATGCAATGGAAGCCGATGCCCTATTCGGTGAAGCTCGAGGGCGTCGAGGCGCGCGGGCATCGCGTGATCACGTTGTGCGCCACGCGCGATCCGGTGCTCCAGGCGCAAATGGACCCTTACCTGAAGCGCTCGCGCGAGATCATCGCCGAGAAGGCCGAGGCGTTCGGGGCGCCGCCGGACAGCTATACGTTGAATTTTCGCGTCTATGGCCAGAATGGGGTGATGGGCGATCGCGAGCCGCTCGCAGCGGCAGAAAGACATCCGCATGAAACGGCCGTCGTGGCCGAAGTCGTCGCGGCCGAGCGCGACACGGCGAAGGCGGTACTGGCCATTGCGCGGACGACGATCCTGCATTCCGAGTTCCCGGGGCGCTTGTGCAAGGAGGGCAATATGGGTATTCCGTTTTCTCCCTCCGATCTCGACCTGGGGCAAGTGTATCGCTTCTCCATCTGTCACTTGGTCGAGCCGGAGAGTGCCCTGTCGTTGTTCCCGATCCAGTACGAACATATCGGAGCCGAGCATGCCCGCCATTAA
- a CDS encoding TetR/AcrR family transcriptional regulator has product MATREGLRPGGRSARVQESVHGAVAALLTEIPRDAITVPQIATRAGVTPSTIYRRWGDLQTLLADVAVQRFYPDAEPADLGSLSADLLSWAQGYQEEMSSAPGRAMTRDVLSGMDAEGGGPSCQCCSITRSHVQAILDRAIARGESAPDAETILNHIAAPVMYRLLFDNVPLDPSFAQSRVTSLLHVAK; this is encoded by the coding sequence ATGGCAACACGAGAGGGCTTGCGACCGGGCGGTCGTAGTGCGCGGGTGCAGGAATCGGTACACGGCGCGGTCGCCGCGCTGTTGACGGAAATACCGCGGGACGCGATAACGGTTCCACAGATCGCGACGCGCGCGGGCGTCACGCCGTCGACCATCTACCGACGTTGGGGCGATTTGCAGACGCTGTTGGCCGACGTCGCCGTACAACGGTTTTATCCCGACGCCGAGCCGGCCGATCTGGGGTCCCTTAGCGCCGACCTGCTGTCGTGGGCCCAGGGCTATCAGGAAGAGATGTCGTCGGCGCCGGGACGTGCGATGACACGCGACGTGCTATCGGGCATGGATGCCGAAGGCGGCGGCCCGTCATGTCAGTGTTGCAGTATTACGCGCTCGCATGTTCAGGCGATTCTCGATCGTGCGATCGCGCGCGGCGAGTCTGCTCCCGACGCAGAAACGATCTTGAATCATATCGCCGCGCCGGTCATGTATCGGCTACTGTTCGATAACGTCCCGCTGGATCCGTCCTTCGCGCAGTCGCGTGTGACGTCGCTATTGCACGTTGCGAAGTAG
- a CDS encoding amidohydrolase family protein → MFDPHYEQANFPRIREDWLGRVAEPVIEPELPIVDPHHHLWDVASAFYHAPELIADTTAGHRVIGTVFVECKAHFETNGEPDLASVGETRFAVRQAQDAAALLRVGVSGATGKPVADTAQAPNLVSGIVAYGDIAVADPVAVLTAHQAAGEGRLRGVRVRAAWHGHPAFAAPVDGPTAETLSSPLLDRYCAVLVEMGLTLDLWVYHTQLDEAAALAKRHPRLTIVLNHCGGPLGIGPYADQQAAVHAAWATSLARVARNDNVVIKIGGLAMPRTGMSFANRALPATARELVARWSPYVETCIALFGPARAMFESNFPVDKGSCSYRSLWNAFKILSVSHPAADRHAMLCGTADRIYRLGLPIPVGASPSAALSERSASGEKATC, encoded by the coding sequence ATGTTCGATCCACACTACGAGCAGGCAAATTTCCCTCGCATCCGGGAAGACTGGCTCGGCCGCGTTGCCGAGCCGGTCATCGAACCCGAGCTGCCGATCGTCGACCCGCATCATCATCTGTGGGACGTTGCGAGCGCCTTCTATCACGCACCCGAGCTGATCGCCGATACGACGGCGGGACATCGCGTCATCGGCACCGTTTTTGTCGAATGCAAGGCGCATTTTGAGACAAACGGCGAGCCCGATCTGGCCAGTGTCGGAGAAACCCGCTTCGCGGTGCGGCAGGCGCAGGATGCCGCGGCACTGTTGCGCGTTGGGGTGAGCGGTGCGACGGGGAAGCCTGTCGCCGACACCGCGCAAGCACCCAATCTGGTCAGCGGCATCGTCGCTTACGGCGACATCGCCGTTGCTGATCCTGTCGCCGTGCTGACGGCCCATCAAGCGGCCGGCGAAGGGCGCCTGCGCGGCGTCCGCGTACGCGCGGCGTGGCATGGGCACCCGGCGTTCGCCGCGCCAGTGGACGGCCCCACCGCGGAGACGCTGTCGTCGCCATTACTGGATCGCTATTGCGCCGTATTGGTGGAGATGGGTTTGACGCTCGATCTGTGGGTCTACCACACGCAGTTGGACGAAGCGGCTGCGCTGGCAAAGCGCCATCCTCGCTTGACGATCGTGCTCAATCATTGCGGCGGTCCGCTCGGCATCGGTCCGTATGCCGACCAGCAAGCGGCGGTGCACGCGGCCTGGGCCACGTCGCTGGCGCGGGTTGCACGGAACGACAACGTCGTGATCAAGATCGGCGGTCTGGCAATGCCGCGCACGGGGATGTCTTTCGCCAACCGGGCCTTGCCTGCCACCGCGCGCGAACTCGTTGCACGCTGGTCGCCCTATGTGGAGACCTGTATCGCGCTGTTCGGTCCCGCGCGCGCGATGTTCGAAAGTAATTTCCCGGTGGACAAAGGCAGCTGCAGCTACCGGTCCTTGTGGAACGCATTCAAGATCCTGAGTGTCTCGCATCCGGCCGCAGACCGCCACGCGATGCTTTGCGGCACCGCCGATCGGATCTATCGCCTGGGCCTTCCAATCCCCGTCGGGGCGTCGCCGTCCGCGGCGCTATCCGAACGTTCCGCGTCAGGAGAGAAAGCGACGTGCTGA
- a CDS encoding FUSC family protein — protein sequence MQNTSVPHVVGLVQQWVRPVMDPYQRYRHARLIHAGRIAVGILLNLLLVAILDLPHGEWSSVSFLIVIAGLHHHGNIRQKAMERAFGTVIGAVYGLSVIFVHHYVGVAWLTYLAIALACGVCAYHAIDKGGYIALLSAITLVIVVGGGTNTWVDGLWRAVNVLIGIGLALLLSAVLPLYATYSWRYKLADALNGCATLYERITRNAHESDAQQLKEMAALSSLLVQLRGMLASVSKEVRIPKAQLEGIQRNLRISISCLEMLASAANTTPHSTSPTDTDEALQIEHRHIVDTLHGIARALTSGTSSRLVTCSLSPASPLPACVPLPMAGYVSVTRTLALELEGMRKGLADTADRWNV from the coding sequence ATGCAAAATACTTCCGTTCCTCACGTTGTAGGCCTTGTCCAACAATGGGTCCGCCCGGTAATGGATCCGTATCAGCGCTATCGCCACGCGCGCCTGATTCACGCGGGCCGAATCGCCGTCGGCATCCTGTTGAACCTTTTGCTGGTCGCGATACTGGATCTGCCGCACGGCGAATGGTCGTCGGTCTCCTTCCTCATCGTCATCGCCGGCTTGCATCACCATGGCAATATTCGGCAAAAGGCGATGGAGCGCGCCTTCGGCACCGTCATCGGCGCCGTCTACGGCCTGTCCGTTATTTTTGTCCATCATTACGTTGGCGTGGCCTGGCTGACGTATCTGGCAATCGCACTGGCCTGCGGTGTTTGTGCCTATCACGCCATCGACAAAGGCGGCTATATCGCGTTGTTGTCGGCAATCACGCTGGTGATCGTGGTCGGCGGCGGCACCAACACCTGGGTCGACGGCCTGTGGCGCGCCGTCAACGTGCTGATCGGCATCGGTCTCGCCCTGCTGCTGTCCGCCGTTCTACCGCTGTATGCCACCTATTCCTGGCGCTACAAACTCGCCGATGCGCTGAACGGTTGCGCCACGCTCTATGAACGCATCACACGCAACGCGCATGAATCCGACGCGCAGCAGTTGAAGGAAATGGCCGCGCTCAGCAGCCTGCTGGTGCAGTTGCGCGGCATGCTTGCCTCGGTGTCGAAAGAGGTGCGCATTCCGAAGGCGCAGCTCGAAGGCATTCAGCGCAATCTGCGGATCTCGATCAGTTGTCTCGAAATGCTGGCGAGCGCCGCGAACACGACACCGCACTCGACGTCACCGACCGATACCGACGAAGCCTTGCAAATCGAGCATCGTCATATCGTCGACACCTTGCATGGCATTGCACGCGCCCTGACCTCGGGGACGTCCAGCAGGCTGGTCACATGTTCCCTGTCCCCGGCGAGTCCGCTCCCGGCTTGCGTGCCGCTGCCGATGGCCGGCTACGTGTCCGTGACGCGAACCTTGGCGCTCGAACTCGAAGGAATGCGCAAGGGCTTGGCCGACACGGCCGATCGCTGGAACGTCTGA
- a CDS encoding MFS transporter, with product MDIDSTSPAAPRPAGALALYAFTVAAFFAASSAPTPLYRLYQAAWGFSPAMLTLVFGAYAFSLLAALLTVGSLSDHLGRHRVILGGIALEVLAMLLFADAHTVAALLVARVLQGFATGAATSALGAAILDTSRTKGSLVNALSPLIGMAVGALGSAVLVRYAPAPMRVVYLVLIAMFVLQASFLRSMPETVSRVPGAWASLMPRVRVPQAARAAMLRIAPVNIAVWALGGFYLSLGPTLARAVTGSDNLLLGGWVVFALTTSGLVAIVVLRAMSTLHIVMTGATALALGLLITLAGVHAFNAPIFFLGTCVAGVGFGAAFQGGLRSVLPLAAAHERAGLMAAFYVLSYLAFSVPAIVAGTMTHIIGLRMTTDVYGLALTALATVTLLASVASRNSMAGEKSRA from the coding sequence ATGGACATCGATTCGACTTCCCCGGCGGCGCCGCGTCCAGCCGGCGCGCTGGCGCTCTACGCCTTCACGGTTGCGGCGTTTTTTGCGGCATCGAGTGCGCCCACGCCGCTCTACCGGCTCTATCAGGCGGCGTGGGGCTTTTCGCCCGCCATGCTGACCCTGGTGTTCGGCGCCTACGCCTTTAGTCTGCTGGCGGCGCTGCTGACGGTAGGTTCTTTATCGGATCATCTGGGTCGACATCGCGTGATCCTGGGCGGTATCGCGCTGGAAGTGTTGGCCATGTTGCTGTTCGCCGACGCGCATACGGTGGCCGCATTGCTTGTCGCGCGCGTCCTTCAGGGGTTCGCGACCGGCGCCGCGACCAGTGCCTTGGGCGCGGCGATACTCGATACGAGTCGCACGAAAGGATCGCTGGTGAACGCGTTGTCGCCACTGATCGGCATGGCGGTTGGTGCACTGGGGAGTGCCGTGCTGGTACGGTATGCACCGGCGCCCATGCGCGTGGTGTATCTCGTGTTGATTGCGATGTTCGTGCTGCAGGCAAGCTTTCTGAGATCGATGCCGGAGACGGTAAGCCGGGTCCCCGGTGCGTGGGCGTCGTTGATGCCGCGCGTTCGCGTGCCGCAAGCGGCGCGGGCGGCCATGCTGCGCATCGCCCCGGTGAATATCGCGGTGTGGGCATTGGGCGGTTTCTATCTGTCGCTGGGCCCGACCCTGGCCCGTGCGGTCACCGGATCCGATAATCTGTTGTTGGGCGGTTGGGTGGTCTTCGCACTGACGACCAGCGGACTCGTTGCGATCGTTGTTCTCCGCGCGATGAGCACGCTGCACATCGTGATGACCGGTGCGACGGCGTTGGCGCTCGGTCTGCTGATCACCTTGGCCGGCGTGCATGCATTCAACGCGCCGATCTTCTTCTTGGGAACGTGCGTCGCCGGCGTCGGCTTTGGCGCGGCATTCCAGGGCGGATTGCGATCGGTCCTGCCGCTGGCCGCCGCGCATGAGCGGGCCGGCTTGATGGCGGCGTTTTACGTACTGAGTTATCTGGCTTTTAGCGTGCCGGCGATTGTCGCGGGCACGATGACGCATATCATCGGCTTGCGTATGACGACGGACGTGTACGGGCTTGCGCTGACCGCGCTTGCGACGGTGACGTTATTAGCCAGCGTCGCAAGCAGGAACAGCATGGCGGGGGAGAAGTCGCGCGCGTGA
- a CDS encoding MFS transporter: MKNRRIFIYIFLFSLTTINYIDRVALSVAAQPIAHEFGIGPIEMGFLLSSFIWTYFASLLVWGLALDRWGTRYVNAAGMAIFSLATIATGFAWSYGSILATRLVMGVGEASSFPSGGKVIREWMPASERGLAAAALNSGSYAGPAIGAIVVAIAVQQFGWRIGFIIVGSAGALWFACWLKWFRRPEDATFLGEAEREMILRERNNGLEDDMTRPPISILQLLRSPSVWGLLITQGFGSYAQFLFLTWLPSYLQTERHLNIVHSGYFTALPYGLSVVFAILIGGISDRMLSAESCANGGRRNMVAASMLLTSVVLATPFVDNVWMMVGIFTLSLTGAQAALAMNIALIGDLLPSSQEVGRATGLLITGGASFAMIAPIATGFVVAMTQSYNNAFYIAGALALVGAVVAITMTRSPVRPRYDTPRHPVSAGA; encoded by the coding sequence ATGAAGAACCGACGGATTTTCATCTATATTTTTTTGTTCTCGCTGACGACGATCAACTACATCGATCGCGTCGCCTTATCGGTGGCGGCCCAGCCGATCGCCCATGAATTCGGCATCGGTCCGATAGAGATGGGCTTCTTGCTGTCGTCGTTCATCTGGACGTATTTTGCAAGTCTGCTGGTATGGGGCCTTGCACTGGATCGTTGGGGCACCCGCTACGTCAACGCGGCCGGCATGGCCATTTTCTCCCTCGCGACCATCGCCACCGGATTTGCGTGGAGCTATGGCTCGATCCTCGCCACGCGATTGGTCATGGGCGTCGGCGAAGCGTCGTCCTTCCCGTCCGGCGGCAAGGTCATCCGCGAATGGATGCCTGCGAGCGAACGCGGGCTGGCCGCGGCCGCGTTGAATAGCGGCTCCTATGCCGGCCCTGCGATCGGCGCCATCGTCGTGGCGATCGCCGTGCAGCAATTCGGCTGGCGCATCGGCTTCATCATCGTCGGGTCGGCGGGCGCCCTCTGGTTCGCATGCTGGCTGAAATGGTTTCGGCGGCCTGAAGACGCGACTTTTTTGGGAGAGGCCGAGCGCGAGATGATCCTGCGTGAGCGGAACAATGGCCTGGAGGACGATATGACGCGTCCGCCTATCTCGATCCTGCAGTTGTTGCGCTCGCCCAGTGTCTGGGGCTTATTGATCACGCAGGGCTTCGGATCCTATGCGCAATTCCTGTTCTTGACCTGGCTGCCCAGTTATCTGCAAACGGAACGGCATCTCAATATCGTCCATAGCGGCTATTTCACGGCGCTCCCCTATGGCTTGTCCGTCGTGTTCGCCATCTTGATCGGCGGCATCAGCGACCGCATGCTCAGCGCGGAATCATGCGCCAATGGCGGCCGTCGGAATATGGTAGCCGCGTCGATGTTGCTGACGTCTGTCGTGCTGGCGACGCCCTTTGTCGATAACGTGTGGATGATGGTCGGAATCTTCACGCTGTCCTTGACCGGCGCGCAGGCCGCGCTCGCAATGAATATCGCATTGATTGGCGACCTGTTGCCTTCCTCGCAGGAAGTCGGGCGCGCAACGGGACTGTTGATCACGGGCGGAGCGTCGTTCGCGATGATCGCACCGATTGCGACGGGCTTTGTCGTCGCGATGACGCAGAGCTATAACAACGCTTTCTATATCGCCGGCGCCTTGGCCCTTGTCGGCGCTGTCGTGGCCATCACGATGACGCGTTCGCCGGTGCGGCCGCGTTACGACACGCCGAGGCATCCGGTTTCCGCCGGCGCGTAA
- the prpR gene encoding propionate catabolism operon regulatory protein PrpR, which yields MDTRPRIWLFGISKLRDVIQDVAADYIASVDLRVIAKGFEDAVQAVESAGPAEAPDIVISAGSNGSYLKARLAMPVILIAPTGFDVMHALERARRIDTSIGLVMHGQVPAEMRRFLSAFDANVDSVSYLSAEDAEIRVMALKDRGVKVIVGPGLVTELAEKAGLDSVFLYSRTSVSSALDRALEVVQANRSEFPRSLSRYARTRAGRAHPGALYRIEDMLGACDAIEWVKETLRRYAKADATVLIVGETGTGKEVAAQALHRASARKAFPFVAINCGALPETLLESELFGYEEGAFTGARRGGKPGLIESADRGTVFLDEIAEMPAALQSRLLRVIQEREVVRLGGMTPIPVDVRFVTATHRPLADAVADRSFRADLFYRLNILRIALPPLRERGADIGIIAAHLLVQAKATTSVAEAASALAPVQALLDGYHWPGNVREVQNLMTRIVVESDGRLDRLSEAWLRNVAPELGQPAMEGAKQEIATLRQVGRQSEADAARAVLQSFDGDRDRTARALGISKTTLWRRLRPS from the coding sequence ATGGACACGCGGCCCCGTATCTGGCTATTTGGCATCAGCAAACTCCGCGACGTCATCCAGGACGTCGCGGCCGATTACATCGCATCCGTCGATCTGCGCGTCATTGCCAAGGGTTTCGAGGACGCTGTGCAGGCGGTCGAGAGTGCCGGCCCGGCCGAGGCACCCGACATCGTCATCTCTGCCGGATCGAATGGCAGCTATCTGAAGGCCCGGCTGGCGATGCCGGTGATTCTGATCGCGCCCACCGGCTTCGACGTGATGCACGCGCTTGAGCGGGCGCGTCGGATCGATACGTCGATCGGCTTGGTCATGCATGGCCAAGTGCCTGCCGAAATGCGTCGCTTCCTTTCCGCTTTCGATGCGAACGTCGACAGTGTGTCGTACCTGTCCGCGGAGGACGCCGAGATACGCGTGATGGCGCTGAAGGATCGGGGCGTCAAGGTCATCGTCGGACCGGGACTGGTTACGGAGCTGGCCGAGAAGGCTGGGCTGGATTCGGTCTTTTTGTATTCGCGTACGTCCGTGTCATCGGCGCTGGATCGTGCCTTGGAAGTCGTGCAGGCCAATCGGTCCGAGTTTCCGCGATCGCTGAGCCGATACGCCCGGACGCGCGCCGGACGGGCGCATCCCGGTGCGCTCTATCGTATCGAGGATATGCTCGGTGCGTGCGATGCGATCGAGTGGGTCAAGGAAACGCTGCGCCGATATGCGAAGGCGGACGCCACCGTCTTGATCGTCGGCGAAACCGGCACCGGCAAAGAGGTGGCGGCGCAGGCCTTGCACCGCGCAAGCGCACGGAAGGCCTTTCCGTTTGTCGCGATCAACTGCGGCGCCTTGCCGGAAACATTACTGGAAAGCGAGTTGTTCGGATACGAGGAGGGCGCGTTCACCGGTGCGCGTCGCGGCGGAAAGCCGGGGTTGATCGAGTCGGCTGATCGAGGGACAGTCTTCCTCGACGAGATTGCAGAGATGCCGGCAGCGCTGCAAAGCCGGTTGCTGCGCGTCATACAGGAACGAGAGGTAGTGCGTCTTGGCGGCATGACGCCGATCCCCGTGGATGTTCGTTTCGTCACGGCGACGCACCGTCCGCTTGCCGATGCGGTGGCCGATCGATCCTTCCGTGCCGATTTGTTTTACCGTCTTAATATTCTTCGCATTGCCTTGCCTCCGCTACGCGAACGGGGCGCCGATATCGGAATCATTGCTGCGCATCTGTTGGTGCAGGCAAAAGCGACGACGTCGGTGGCGGAGGCGGCAAGCGCATTGGCGCCGGTGCAAGCGCTGCTCGACGGCTATCATTGGCCCGGCAATGTGCGGGAGGTGCAAAATCTGATGACGCGCATCGTGGTCGAGTCAGATGGCCGACTCGACCGTCTTAGCGAGGCGTGGCTGCGTAATGTGGCGCCGGAACTGGGGCAGCCTGCGATGGAAGGTGCAAAGCAAGAGATCGCGACGCTACGCCAGGTCGGGAGGCAAAGCGAAGCGGATGCGGCGCGGGCGGTACTGCAATCGTTCGACGGCGATCGCGACCGCACCGCGCGTGCGCTGGGGATCAGTAAGACAACGTTGTGGCGACGCCTTCGACCATCTTGA
- a CDS encoding type 1 glutamine amidotransferase domain-containing protein gives MSDRLKGKKVLLITSNTGVERDELLKPLKALAADGGSITHASIEGGDVQTVLHDTEKDAVVKSTAKLSDVSARDFDVLVVPGGTVNADKLRVDKDAQHLVQDFVGASKPIAAICHGPWILVDAGVIEGKTLTSYQSVKTDLLNAGAEEWVDQQVKRCGANGWTLITSRNPRDLDAFSSAIAEELVAA, from the coding sequence ATGAGCGATCGCCTAAAAGGAAAGAAGGTTTTATTGATCACGTCGAATACCGGCGTCGAGCGTGACGAGCTGCTGAAGCCGCTGAAGGCCCTTGCGGCCGATGGCGGGTCCATCACGCACGCGTCGATCGAAGGCGGGGACGTGCAGACCGTCCTGCATGACACCGAGAAAGATGCCGTCGTCAAATCCACCGCCAAGCTATCCGATGTGTCGGCCAGAGACTTCGATGTCCTGGTGGTCCCAGGCGGCACCGTCAATGCGGATAAGCTGAGGGTGGATAAGGATGCGCAGCATTTGGTACAGGACTTCGTCGGCGCGTCGAAGCCGATCGCTGCCATCTGTCACGGACCGTGGATATTGGTCGATGCGGGCGTCATCGAAGGAAAAACCTTGACTTCCTATCAAAGCGTCAAGACCGACTTGCTGAATGCCGGCGCTGAAGAATGGGTCGATCAGCAAGTCAAGCGCTGCGGCGCGAATGGCTGGACCTTGATCACGTCGCGCAACCCACGCGACCTCGACGCCTTCTCCAGTGCCATCGCGGAAGAGCTGGTCGCCGCGTAA
- a CDS encoding DUF4387 domain-containing protein, whose protein sequence is MPAIKDFASVCRSKNAGPFMVTLDIVFATERIFDQVAATGVLNAALFARLYDVREDQVQFTPYRAAKAFKATLPRVISSGDIGDTDVYGAQQHAPMLDIDIPIELGQP, encoded by the coding sequence ATGCCCGCCATTAAAGATTTCGCCAGTGTCTGTCGGAGTAAAAATGCCGGCCCGTTCATGGTCACGCTCGATATCGTCTTCGCCACCGAGCGCATATTCGATCAGGTCGCGGCGACGGGGGTACTGAATGCCGCTTTGTTCGCGCGGCTGTATGACGTGCGCGAAGACCAGGTGCAATTCACGCCTTATCGTGCCGCCAAGGCTTTCAAGGCCACGCTGCCCCGTGTCATCTCATCGGGCGATATCGGCGATACCGACGTCTACGGCGCTCAGCAACATGCGCCGATGCTCGATATCGATATTCCGATCGAATTGGGGCAGCCATAA